A stretch of DNA from Acidobacteriota bacterium:
GATCCGCGCGGCCCGCCGCGGGCAATCGGTCGTCCGGCTGAAGGGGGGAGACCCCTTCGTGTTCGGCCGCGGCGGCGAAGAGGGGCTCGCCCTGGCGGCGGCGGGTGTCCCCTTCGAGATAGTCCCGGGCGTCAGTTCGGCGATCGCGGCCGCGGGGTTGGCGGGCATCCCCGTGACGCACCGCGGGATCGCCTCGGGATTCCTCGTCGTGTCGGGTCATTCCGAGGACGCGTACGCACCCGTTCTGAGCACGCTCGCGCCCGGCTCCGCCACGGTGATCGTGATGATGGGCCTCCGGCAGATTCCGCGAATCGCGGCGCTGATGATCGATCGCGGCTGGAGCGCGGACACGCCCGCGGCGATTGTGCTCGGATCCTCGACCAACGCGTCGGAAACACGGACGGCGACGCTGACTCAACTCCGCCGGCCCGGCGAGACGCACCTCAGCACGCGCGTGCCAGGCGTGATCGTGATCGGCGACGTGGTCCGGCTTGCCGCACGGCTTTCGCCGCAGCGGAATGGCGACGGCCAGGACCGGGCGGCGCTTGAACCCGCGGCTGTTCGTTGGCTGGCAGGGATGGGGGGATGAATGGCGGCAATAGATGATCCGAAGACGCTGGGGCGCGCACGCCTCTCGTTCGCCGACGCGGCCGAGATCGATGAGTTCGTCCGTGTGCTGGAGCAGTTCGAACGCGGAGACATCTCTGCGGACGAGTGGCGCGCGTTCCGCCTGGTGCGCGGCACGTACGCCCAGCGGCAGAGCGACGACGCGCAGATGCTGCGCGTCAAGATCCCACAGGGCATCCTGAGCGCAGAGCAGCTCGACGCCCTGGCGGACGTCGCCGCGCGGTACTCGCGAGGCTTCGCGCACATTACCACCCGCCAGAACGTGCAGTTCCATTTCGTGCGGCTGCACGACCTGGAACCCGCGCTGCGGCGGCTCGCCGATGCTGGACTCACGACAAGGGAGGCGTGCGGCAATTCGGTGAGGAACATCACCGCCTGCCCGTACGCCGGCGTGGCTGCCGACGAAGTGTTCGACGTCACGCCGTACGCCGAGGCGCTGACGCGGCACCTGCTGCGCCACCCCCTGAGCGCGAGCCTTCCGCGCAAGTTCAAGATCGCCTTCGAGGGCTGCACGGACGATCACGTCGCGACCGCGATCAACGACATCGGACTGACGGCGCGGATCTGGGCGATCGACGGCCTTCCACGCCGGGGCTTTCGGGTGACCGTCGCCGGAGGAACCTCCACGCTCGCGACCGCCGGCAGGCTGCTGACCGATTTCCTGCCCGCCGGGGACCTCCTCAATCTGGCGGAGGCGATCATCCGCGTGTTCCATCGCCTGGGCGACTACAAGCACAAGCAGCGGAACCGCCTGAAGTTCCTCGTGCGCTCGCTCGGATGGGACGCGTTCCGAGCGGAGCTCCAGGAGGAGCTGGAGCGGTTCCGCGCCGGGGGCGGCGTGAGCCTGCCGTTCGATCCCGAGCGGCCGCCGATAGAAGAACCGCCGGCGGCCTCGGTGGCGATTCCGCCGCCGGCAGCCCAGATCGCTGCGCGCGTCGCAGCCGGCAAAGTGACCGGTCCCGGCGTTGTTCCGCGCGTGGAGCCGCCGGCGGCCGGCGGTCCGAGCGGGTTCCTGAGATGGCGCGAGACGAACGTCAGCTCGCAGAAGCAGCCGGCGTACGCCATCGCCACCATCACGACGCCGCTCGGGGACCTCACGGCGGATCAGATGCGCGTGCTCGGCGAGCTTGCCCTGGCGTTTGGCGACGGCACGGTCCGGACGACGTCGGACCAGAATCTCGTGCTGCGATGGATACCCACGCACCAGATCGCGCCGCTCTACGAAGCGCTCGCCGCGGCAGGCCTTGGCAGCGCCGGCGCCGGAACGCTTGCCGACGTCACGAGCTGCCCCGGGGCCGAGTCGTGCCGGCTGGCGGTCACGCAGTCCCGCGGTCTTGGACGGCTCCTCGCCGACGACTTGCACGATCGGCCGGCGCTCGTCTCCTCGGTGCCTGGTCTCAACATCAAGATCAGCGGCTGCCCGAACGGTTGCGGCCAGCACCACGTTGCCGGCATCGGTCTTCAGGGGAGCCTGCGCAAGGTCGGCGGCCGGCCGGCGCCGCACTACTTCGTGATGATCGGCGGCGGCGCGTCCAACGGCACGACGACGTTCGGCCGGCACGTGGCCACGATTCCAGCCAGGCGCAGCGCGGCGGCAATCGAGCGGCTGATCCGGCTGTATCGGGACCAGCGCGCGCCAGCCGAATCCCCGCTGGCGTTCTTCAGACGCGTGGAGTTGGACGTCGTCAAGGCAAGGCTGAGCGACCTCTCGGCGCTGTCGCCGGAGACCGCCCTGCCTGAAGACTTCATCGACCTGGGAGAAGACCAGGCGTTTGTCCCGTCCGTGCAGGAAGGCGAGTGCTCGGCGTAAATCCGCGCCGCGCTCCGCAGCCAGCTCGAGCGGGGCAGCACAGTGTCATACCAGCCGGTAGACGTTGACTCTTTGCGCCGGAGGAACGAAATTAGGGTGTTGAAGATGATCGAGTCCGGCGGAATCGCGTTCGTGGCAGCGACCTGTTGCGCCTGTTGTCTCGCGGCGGCCCTGAAGGGCTGTCGCGGCCGAGGTCTTGCTGCGGGAACATCCTGAATCACGCGATTCCGATCGAACGCACCAGACCAGAGCCCGGCAGGCCAGCAGCCTCCGGGCTCTTTAGTTTTCAGTCCACCGACACGAATGACTATCGCGCGAGCGGCGACGCCTGAATCGATTGCGGACCTGATCGGCCGGACGGCCCTCCTGCGGCTGCGGCAGTTCGAGAGCGGCACGCCGGGCGTCGAGCTGTACGCAAAGGCCGAGTTCCAGAACCCCGGAGGATCGGTAAAGGACCGCGCCGCGGCGGCCATCCTGCGGGAAGGAGAGCGTGCCGGACGCCTGCGGCCCGGCATGACGATTCTCGACGCCACCTCCGGCAACACGGGGATCGCGTACGCGATGATCGCGGCGGCGCGCGGCTACAACCTGCGGCTGTGCGTGCCCGCGAATGTGACACCCGAGCGGACGCGCACCCTTCGCGCCTACGGCGCCGACATCGTCCTGACGAGCGCGATGGAGGGCTCCGACGGCGCGATCCTCGAAGCCCGCAGGCTTTTCGCGCAGGAGCCCGGCCGCTATTTCTACGCCGATCAGTACAACAACGACGCGAACTGGCGCGCGCACTACGACACCACGGCGCCGGAGATTCTGGATCAGACCGGCGGACGCGTCACGCACTTCGTCGCCGGGCTCGGCACGAGCGGCACGTTCATCGGCGTGGGGCGCCGGCTGCGCGAGCACCGCCGCGACATCCGCCTGATCTCGGTGCAGCCCGACTCGCCGATGCACGGGATCGAAGGGCTGAAGCACATGGAGACCGCGATCCGTCCCGGCATCTACGACCCGTCGCTCGCCGACGAGGACATCCGCGTGTCGACCGAGCGGGCCTACGCGCTGACCCGGCGGCTCGCGCAGGAGGGGCTCCTCGTCGGCGTGTCGAGCGGCGCGGCCCTTGGCGCGAGCCTCGACCTCGCCGCGCGCATCCGCGAAGGGGTCATCGTGATGATCTTCCCGGACAGCGGAACGCGGTACCTGACCGAGCACTTCTGGGACGCACCGGAGGCGGGATGAGCGCGATCGCGGAAGACGCCGTCGCCGAAATCCGCCGCCACGCCCGGGAGGCGTACCCGCACGAATGCTGCGGGGCGCTCATCGCGGCCGATGGCGCGATCGTCGAGGCGTTCCCTTTGCCGAATACGACCGCCGGCGAGGCGCGCCGCAGGTTTCTCGTCGCACCGTCGGATTACCGGCTCGCCGAGGCGCGGGCGCAGGCGCGCAGGGGAACGCTCGCCGGCTTCTACCACTCGCACCCGGATCATCCGGCGCGCCCCTCGCAGCACGATCTGGAACAGGCCTGGCCCAACCTGACCTACGTCATCGTATCGGTCGGTGCTGGCGTGCCGGGCGAGTTGACGTCCTGGCGGCTCCGCGAAGACCGGTCCGCGTTCGAGGAGATTTGAGATGGCGCATCGGGTTCTGATTCCTACGCCGCTCCGGCCCTACACCGGCGATCGCGACGCGGTGGAGCTTGAAGGCGAGACCGTCGGCGAGCTGCTCGCCGCGCTGACCTCGCAATACTCGGCCTTGCGGCCGCACCTCTTTGCGGAGGACGGCCGCCTGCGCAGCTTCGTCAACGTGTACGTGAACGACGAAGACATCCGTCACCTGGCGCGCGATGCCACTCGCGTGAAGAACGGGGACGTCGTGAGCATCGTGCCGTCGGTCGCCGGGGGGGCTCCCGCCGCCGTGGCCCCGGCGCACGATCTCACGCCGGACGAAGTGCAGCGCTACAGCCGCCATCTGATCCTGCCCGAGGTTGGCGTGGAAGGGCAGCGGCGGCTCAAAGCGGCGCGCGTCCTCTGCGTCGGCGCTGGAGGGCTGGGATCGCCGGCCGCCCTCTACCTGGCGGCCGCCGGGGTCGGCACGCTCGGCATCGTCGATTTCGACGCGGTCGACGCGAGCAACCTCCAGCGCCAGATCCTCCACGGCACGAACGATGTCGGACGCTCGAAGCTCGAGTCGGCCCGCGATCGGCTCGGAGCGCTCAACCCCGGCGTGCGGATCGAGACGCACGAGCACGCGCTGTCGTCCGCCAATGCGCTGCGGATCCTCCGCGACTACGACGTCGTGCTCGACGGAACCGACAACTTCGCCACGCGCTATCTGGTCAACGATGCCTGCGTGATCCTCGGCAAGCCCAACGCGTACGGCAGCATCTTCCGCTTCGAAGGGCAGGCGTCGGTCTTCGGAGTCCCCGGCGGGCCGTGCTACCGCTGCCTCTATCCGGAGCCGCCGCCCCCCGGGCTCGTGCCGAGCTGCGCCGAAGGGGGAGTGCTCGGTGTGCTGCCGGGCGTCATCGGAACGATTCAGGCGACCGAAACCATCAAGCTCATTCTCGGCTCCGGGACGACGCTGGCGGGCCGGCTGCTCCTGTATGACGCCTGGACGATGCGGTTCCGGGAGTTGAAGCTGCGGAGGGATCCGGCGTGTCCTGTCTGCGGTGACCAGCCGACGATCAGGGAGTTGATTGACTACGAGCAGTTCTGCGGCGCCGCAGCGTCCGCGGTGGCCGCGCCGCCTGCGGCCCTCCCGCCCTCGCTCGAGTCGGACGTGCGCGAGCTGAAGGCCGCCATCGACGCCGGCCGGGCACCGTACATCCTGGACGTGCGCGAGCCGCAGGAATTCCAGATCTGCCGCATTCCCGGCTCGACGCTGATCCCGCTCGGCCAGCTTGGCGGGCGCGTGCCGGAGCTGCTCTCGGCCTCGGCCGGGCGGCCGATTGTCGTGCACTGCAAGTCGGGCGTCCGCAGCGCCAAGGCGGTACACCTGCTGCGCGAGCGCGGTGTCGAACAGGTCAGGAACCTCAAAGGGGGCATCCTCGCCTGGATCGACCAGATCGATCCGAGCCAGCCGAAGTACTAGCCGCCGCTCCTAGCGTCCGCAGCAGCCGAGGACCTTGAACTTGAGCCCGCTGCGCGGGCGCGCGCCGGTGCGCTTTTCCAGGCGTGCCGCGTCGCGTTCGACCGATGGCGCGTGATGGACCCAGTGCGCCGCCGAGTCGAGCACGGCCTGAACCACCGGGTCATTTGCGTTCGCGACGCTGTAATACACCCAGAGCCCCTGCTTCCGGGTCGTGACGAGCCCGGCGTTCCGCAGGTAGGCGAGGTGGCGCGAGACCGTCGGCTGCGGCAGGCCCAGGCTCTGATGGATCTCGCAGACGCAGACTTCGCCCGCCGCGAGCAGCCCCAGAATCCGCAGCCGGGTGCAGTCGGCCAGCGCTTTGAAGACCTCTTCCAGCCGCTGAATGGCGTCGCTCACGAAAACATTATATTCGCCTTGACGTATATATCCAAGCCGGCTATATTCGCCTGAGCGAATACACTTGTTCCACGAGAAGAGGAGCGTCAGATGGGAACCTCATCGGCCGACCTGAAGAACGCCGTCAGGGAGCGTTACGGCGCCGCGGCCGCACGCGTCGCACACCAGGAAAAGACGGGCTGCTGCGGGCCGTCCAGCTGTGGCTGCTCGAGCGGGGACGCGGCAGCCTCCGATCCCATCACCCGGGATCTCTACGACGTGTCGGAGATCGCATCCCTTCCGGCTGACGCCGTTGCGGCGTCGCTCGGCTGCGGAAACCCGACGGCGCTCGCCACGCTCCGCGAAGGGGAAGTGGTGCTCGACCTCGGGTCGGGCGGCGGCATCGACGTGCTCCTCTCCGCGCGCCGCGTCGGACCCACGGGCAAGGCGTACGGTCTCGACATGACCGACGAGATGCTCGCGCTCGCGCGGGAGAACCAGCGCAAGTCCGGCCTCACGAACGTCGACTTTCTCCGCGGCGAAATCGAGAACATCCCGCTCCCGGACAACTCGGTGGACGTGATCATCTCCAACTGCGTGATCAACCTGTCGGGCGACAAGGACCGCGTGCTGCGCGAGGCGTTCCGCGTGCTGAAGCCCGGCGGCCGCTTCGCCGTGTCGGACATCGTCCGCCGTGATGGCGCCGGCATCCCCGCCGACGTGCAGCGCAATCTCGAGCTGTGGGCCGGCTGCATCGCCGGCGCGCTGAGCGGCGAAGACTACAGGTCCAAGCTGGCGGCCGCCGGTTTCGGCGCGGTCGGCATCGAGGTGACGCGCGTCTACCACGCGGACGAGGCGCGCAGCTTCATCGAATCGGCGGGACTGGATTACGATGCGATCGCGCCCGCGGTGGACGGCGCGTTCCTGAGCGCGTTCGTGCGGGCGGTGAAGCCCGCATCACGATGAACATTCTCTTTCTCTGCGTCGGCAACTCGGCTCGCAGCCAGATGGCGGAAGGGCTCGCGCGGCATCTGTTCGGGGATGCCGCCCACGTCCAGAGCGCCGGCAGCGCGCCGTCGAGCGTCAACCCCCTGGCGATTGCCGCGCTGGCCGAGCTCGGCATCGACATCTCGGGCCACCGATCGAAGCCTGTCGGTTCGGTGAAGACCTCGGATGTCGACATCGTCATTACTCTCTGCGCGGAGGAGGTGTGTCCCACGCTTCCCATCAAGGTTGAGCGCCTGCACTGGCCGCTGGCGGACCCGTCCTTCGTCGCGGGTACTGACGACGAGCGGCTGCAGCGTTTTCGCGAGACGCGCGACGAGATTCGTTCCCGGCTGCTGAGGTTCGGCGCGGAGCGCGGGCTTCTCAGGCGCTGAAGTTGCACAGCTCGGCGGCGTGTGGAAGAAGCCGCTGGCCGCGCGGGTCGCCATCCTGGGTGTCATCGCGCTTGGCCTCCTCATCGCCCAGGACCAGGCGACGTTCCGGGTCGAGAGCCCGCACGGCGCCGACAGCGCGGCGTTTCCGCCGTTTGTCGCCGCGCTGACGGGCGCGGCGCTCACCAGCGGCAACCGCTTCGCGCAGCTTGTCGACGGCGAGCAGATCTTTCCGCGCATGCTGGAGGCGGTTGGGCAGGCGCGGGAGCGGATCAGCCTCGAGACCTACATCTACGAGCCCGGGCAGATTGGATCGCAGTTCGACCGCGCGCTCGAGGCCGCCGCCAGGCGTGGCGTGCGCGTGAACATCGTCTTCGACGCGATGGGATCGCCAGAGGTCGAGCGGGAAACAGTCCCGCGGCTCGCGGCGGCCGGCGCCCGAATCGCGCTGTTCAACAGGCCCGCCTGGTACACGCTCGAGGAGGTCAATTACCGAACCCATCGCAAGATCCTCGTCGTGGACGGTCGCGTCGGCTTCGCCGGCGGCGTCGGCGTATCCGACAACTGGATCGGGCGCGTCGAGGACGGCAAGCACTGGCGCGATACCCAGTTCGAGATCGTCGGGCCCGCCGCCAGGTACCTCGAGGGGGGCTTCTCGGAGAACTTCATCGAAGCCGCGGACGCGCCCGTCACGCCTGACATCGGCAGTTCCCTGCCGGAAATCGGCGCCTCCGATCAGACCGTCGTCATCTGGAGCTCGCCGACCGGCGGCGGGAACGCCCTCAAGGCGCTGTACCTGCTCTCCATCGCCGCCGCGAGGCGCACGCTCGACATCGCGTCCCCCTACTTCCTGCTCGACGAGTCCACGACGTATGCGCTCGACCGGGCGGTGCAGCGGGGCGTCAAGGTCCGCGTGCTCGTCGAGGGGGACGTGACCGACGCCAAGCCGGTCAAGTACGCGAGCCGCGCCGCCTACGAGCGCCTGCTGCAGCAGGGGATTGAGATCTACGAATACCAGCCGATTAAATACAATAGAAGGATGGCACCACGCGTCCGCTTCGCGCCGTCGCCCACCGGGTACCTGCACGTCGGCGGCGCCCGTACCGCCCTGTTCAACTGGCTCTTCGCGCGGCGCCATGGCGGCACGTTCGTGCTTCGGATCGAGGACACCGACGTCGAACGGTCGTCGGCTGAAATGGTGGAGGGGATTTTCGACGGCCTCCGCTGGCTTGGCCTGACCTGGGACGAGGGTCCCGGCGCCGGCGGTGCGCACGGCCCCTACTTTCAGTCGGAGCGGCTCGACAAGTACCGCGCGATGGCGCGGCGGCTCGTGGAAACCGGTCACGCGTACTACTGCTACTGCAACCCCGAGGATCTCAGGCGCCAGCGCGAGGAAACGGAACAGGCGGCCGGCGGGTGGAAATACCCGCGCACGTGCTGTGCGCTGTCACCGGAGCGGACCGCGGAGCTCGAAGCCGCCGGCGCCCCGCGCGCGATCCGTTTCAAGGTACCGGACGCGGGCGCGACGACGTTCCGCGATCTCGTGCACGGCGACATCGCGATCCCGAACGACACGATCGAGGACTTCGTCGTCCTGCGGTCCGACGCGCATCCCACGTACCACCTGTCGGTGGTCGCCGACGACATCGACATGGCCATCACGCACGTCGTCCGGGGAGACGATCACATCTCGAACACGCCCAAGCAGGTGTTGTTGTACGCCGCGTTCGGCGCGCCGCTGCCCGCCTTCGCGCACGTGCCGTTGATCCTTGGCCCCGACAGGAAGCGGCTGAGCAAACGGCACGGCGCGACGTCGGTGATGGAGTACCAGAAGCGCGGGATCCTGCCCGAGGCGATGTTCAACTTCCTCGCGCTGCTGGGGTGGTCGCCGGGAGACGATCGCGAGGTGATGACGCGCGTGGAACTGACCGCCGCCTTCGCCCTCGAGGGGATCAGCGGCGGCAATGCCGTGTTCAACCCCGAAAAGCTGGAGTGGTTCAACCAGCAGCACATCATGCGGATGGATCCCTCCGAGATCGCACGGCGGATCGAGCTGCCGCTGCGCGCGGCGGGGCTGTGGCGCGAGGAGTACCGCGGCGCGCTTCGCGGCTGGTTCCACGAGGTGATCGAGCTGCTCAAGCCGCGCGCGAGGACGCTCGCCGACTTCGTCGATCGCGGGATGCCGTTCTTCAGCGATCAGATCGTCCGCGACCACGCGGCCGCGCAGAAACACCTGTCCGACCCCGAAATCCTCGCCCACCTGTCCGCCCTGCGGCGGCGATTCGACGAGCTCGACGTGTTCGAGCCGGAGATCCTGGAGGCGGCGCTCCGGTCGACCGCGGAGGCGCGCGGCGTCAAAGCCGCCACCCTCATTCATGCCACCCGCGTGGCGGTCACAGGCCAGGCCGTCAGTCCGGGACTGTTCGAAGTTCTTACGCTCATTGGCAAGCCGCGGGTACTGCGGCGCCTCGAGGAAGTCGAGCAGCACGCCGCGTAGGTGAGGCGGAATTTACCCAAACCGTGAAATTCCTGCGGCCGTGTCGAGGAGATGACTCGGCCGTATGCGGCTCAACAGGCAGTCCAGCTCCACGTGAGGCACCCCGACGGCGCAGTTCTCCCCAGCAGTTTCCCTGGTGGTAGACCGCTTCTAAGTCTAATTTAATCAGCCACTTCGTGGCACCGGCGTTGCAGTTGTGCTCGGTGCGGTGGATGTCCGCGGGCGCGGGACCCGCCTGCGGCGCCGCCCCGGAGGAGGAACAGTGGCGAAAGAAGATCGCGGTTTCGCATCGATGGATCGTTCGAAGCAGCGCGAAATTGCCAGCAAGGGAGGCAAGGCGGCGCATCAGAAAGGGACCGCCCACGAGTGGACGAGCGACGAAGCCCGCGAGGCGGGACGCAAGGGCGGTCTCGCGAGCCACCGGAAGCGGCGCGAGCGAATGGCGGCCACACAGGGAGACAGCACGTCGGAGGTGCCGCCCACCAGTGTCGATCGATCGATGACCGACGACGAGTAGCCGGCGCCCGGGCGGGCAATCCTCAAAAGTACAGATCGCGTCGGACGGCCTCGGGCCTGGCGTCGGAGAACGCCAGCCCCGAGGCCTCTTTCTCCCGGCGCGCCATCGCCCTCACGCCGCGCGCCTGCGCGGCAAATCGAATATTCTTGTTCGTCTGTGACCCCAGACGACTACCGGAGGGCGACGCGCCTGCTCGCCCGGCGAGATCCCGTCATCCGCGACCTGATTCGCAAATACGGCCCTTGCGGGATGGCAGACGCGCAGCGCCCCGATCACTTCTCCGCCATCGTGAAGTCGATTACGGCGCAGCAGCTCTCCGTCAAGGCCGCCAGGACGATTTACGGGCGCATCGCCACGTTGTTTGATGGCGGCACGCCCACGCCGGGGGGCCTCGCCGCCATGTCCGATGACACTCTGCGCGCCGCGGGCCTGAGCCGGCAGAAGATCGCCTACGTGCGCGATCTTGCGGCGAAGGTGCTCGACGGCACGCTGCCGCTCGATGCGCTCGATGCCATGACGGACGAAGCCGCGATCGAAGCGATCACCCGCGTGAAAGGGCTGGGGCGGTGGTCCGCGGAGATGTTTCTCATGT
This window harbors:
- a CDS encoding nitrite/sulfite reductase, translated to MAAIDDPKTLGRARLSFADAAEIDEFVRVLEQFERGDISADEWRAFRLVRGTYAQRQSDDAQMLRVKIPQGILSAEQLDALADVAARYSRGFAHITTRQNVQFHFVRLHDLEPALRRLADAGLTTREACGNSVRNITACPYAGVAADEVFDVTPYAEALTRHLLRHPLSASLPRKFKIAFEGCTDDHVATAINDIGLTARIWAIDGLPRRGFRVTVAGGTSTLATAGRLLTDFLPAGDLLNLAEAIIRVFHRLGDYKHKQRNRLKFLVRSLGWDAFRAELQEELERFRAGGGVSLPFDPERPPIEEPPAASVAIPPPAAQIAARVAAGKVTGPGVVPRVEPPAAGGPSGFLRWRETNVSSQKQPAYAIATITTPLGDLTADQMRVLGELALAFGDGTVRTTSDQNLVLRWIPTHQIAPLYEALAAAGLGSAGAGTLADVTSCPGAESCRLAVTQSRGLGRLLADDLHDRPALVSSVPGLNIKISGCPNGCGQHHVAGIGLQGSLRKVGGRPAPHYFVMIGGGASNGTTTFGRHVATIPARRSAAAIERLIRLYRDQRAPAESPLAFFRRVELDVVKARLSDLSALSPETALPEDFIDLGEDQAFVPSVQEGECSA
- a CDS encoding cysteine synthase family protein, with protein sequence MTIARAATPESIADLIGRTALLRLRQFESGTPGVELYAKAEFQNPGGSVKDRAAAAILREGERAGRLRPGMTILDATSGNTGIAYAMIAAARGYNLRLCVPANVTPERTRTLRAYGADIVLTSAMEGSDGAILEARRLFAQEPGRYFYADQYNNDANWRAHYDTTAPEILDQTGGRVTHFVAGLGTSGTFIGVGRRLREHRRDIRLISVQPDSPMHGIEGLKHMETAIRPGIYDPSLADEDIRVSTERAYALTRRLAQEGLLVGVSSGAALGASLDLAARIREGVIVMIFPDSGTRYLTEHFWDAPEAG
- a CDS encoding M67 family metallopeptidase, which encodes MSAIAEDAVAEIRRHAREAYPHECCGALIAADGAIVEAFPLPNTTAGEARRRFLVAPSDYRLAEARAQARRGTLAGFYHSHPDHPARPSQHDLEQAWPNLTYVIVSVGAGVPGELTSWRLREDRSAFEEI
- the moeB gene encoding molybdopterin-synthase adenylyltransferase MoeB, whose product is MAHRVLIPTPLRPYTGDRDAVELEGETVGELLAALTSQYSALRPHLFAEDGRLRSFVNVYVNDEDIRHLARDATRVKNGDVVSIVPSVAGGAPAAVAPAHDLTPDEVQRYSRHLILPEVGVEGQRRLKAARVLCVGAGGLGSPAALYLAAAGVGTLGIVDFDAVDASNLQRQILHGTNDVGRSKLESARDRLGALNPGVRIETHEHALSSANALRILRDYDVVLDGTDNFATRYLVNDACVILGKPNAYGSIFRFEGQASVFGVPGGPCYRCLYPEPPPPGLVPSCAEGGVLGVLPGVIGTIQATETIKLILGSGTTLAGRLLLYDAWTMRFRELKLRRDPACPVCGDQPTIRELIDYEQFCGAAASAVAAPPAALPPSLESDVRELKAAIDAGRAPYILDVREPQEFQICRIPGSTLIPLGQLGGRVPELLSASAGRPIVVHCKSGVRSAKAVHLLRERGVEQVRNLKGGILAWIDQIDPSQPKY
- a CDS encoding winged helix-turn-helix transcriptional regulator, encoding MQRLEEVFKALADCTRLRILGLLAAGEVCVCEIHQSLGLPQPTVSRHLAYLRNAGLVTTRKQGLWVYYSVANANDPVVQAVLDSAAHWVHHAPSVERDAARLEKRTGARPRSGLKFKVLGCCGR
- a CDS encoding arsenite methyltransferase, encoding MGTSSADLKNAVRERYGAAAARVAHQEKTGCCGPSSCGCSSGDAAASDPITRDLYDVSEIASLPADAVAASLGCGNPTALATLREGEVVLDLGSGGGIDVLLSARRVGPTGKAYGLDMTDEMLALARENQRKSGLTNVDFLRGEIENIPLPDNSVDVIISNCVINLSGDKDRVLREAFRVLKPGGRFAVSDIVRRDGAGIPADVQRNLELWAGCIAGALSGEDYRSKLAAAGFGAVGIEVTRVYHADEARSFIESAGLDYDAIAPAVDGAFLSAFVRAVKPASR
- a CDS encoding arsenate reductase ArsC — its product is MNILFLCVGNSARSQMAEGLARHLFGDAAHVQSAGSAPSSVNPLAIAALAELGIDISGHRSKPVGSVKTSDVDIVITLCAEEVCPTLPIKVERLHWPLADPSFVAGTDDERLQRFRETRDEIRSRLLRFGAERGLLRR
- a CDS encoding glutamate--tRNA ligase; this translates as MWKKPLAARVAILGVIALGLLIAQDQATFRVESPHGADSAAFPPFVAALTGAALTSGNRFAQLVDGEQIFPRMLEAVGQARERISLETYIYEPGQIGSQFDRALEAAARRGVRVNIVFDAMGSPEVERETVPRLAAAGARIALFNRPAWYTLEEVNYRTHRKILVVDGRVGFAGGVGVSDNWIGRVEDGKHWRDTQFEIVGPAARYLEGGFSENFIEAADAPVTPDIGSSLPEIGASDQTVVIWSSPTGGGNALKALYLLSIAAARRTLDIASPYFLLDESTTYALDRAVQRGVKVRVLVEGDVTDAKPVKYASRAAYERLLQQGIEIYEYQPIKYNRRMAPRVRFAPSPTGYLHVGGARTALFNWLFARRHGGTFVLRIEDTDVERSSAEMVEGIFDGLRWLGLTWDEGPGAGGAHGPYFQSERLDKYRAMARRLVETGHAYYCYCNPEDLRRQREETEQAAGGWKYPRTCCALSPERTAELEAAGAPRAIRFKVPDAGATTFRDLVHGDIAIPNDTIEDFVVLRSDAHPTYHLSVVADDIDMAITHVVRGDDHISNTPKQVLLYAAFGAPLPAFAHVPLILGPDRKRLSKRHGATSVMEYQKRGILPEAMFNFLALLGWSPGDDREVMTRVELTAAFALEGISGGNAVFNPEKLEWFNQQHIMRMDPSEIARRIELPLRAAGLWREEYRGALRGWFHEVIELLKPRARTLADFVDRGMPFFSDQIVRDHAAAQKHLSDPEILAHLSALRRRFDELDVFEPEILEAALRSTAEARGVKAATLIHATRVAVTGQAVSPGLFEVLTLIGKPRVLRRLEEVEQHAA
- a CDS encoding general stress protein, which codes for MDRSKQREIASKGGKAAHQKGTAHEWTSDEAREAGRKGGLASHRKRRERMAATQGDSTSEVPPTSVDRSMTDDE
- a CDS encoding DNA-3-methyladenine glycosylase 2 family protein, with the protein product MTPDDYRRATRLLARRDPVIRDLIRKYGPCGMADAQRPDHFSAIVKSITAQQLSVKAARTIYGRIATLFDGGTPTPGGLAAMSDDTLRAAGLSRQKIAYVRDLAAKVLDGTLPLDALDAMTDEAAIEAITRVKGLGRWSAEMFLMFRLHRPDVMPVDDLGIVNAMMRAYGLRKKPKAERVLKIAEPWRPYRSVACWYLWRSLENS